The following proteins come from a genomic window of Anguilla rostrata isolate EN2019 chromosome 17, ASM1855537v3, whole genome shotgun sequence:
- the rnf25 gene encoding E3 ubiquitin-protein ligase RNF25 isoform X1: MKMAAESDVLSEIEVLQSIYLEELRVCRKSDRDWDVSVDLYPSTAEDSLSQFVRLTLTLTLDSQYPSSPPTISIHNPRGLSDDNLLSVQRCLEAEAQAWLGTPVLYQLIQKAKEILTESNIPHGNCVICLYGFKEGEVFTKTSCYHYFHSHCLGRYASHSQHDLREREREREEDKTRGKMEGQELSVVCPVCREPLTYDLEVLLNSPAPHFPKTEGTVLGAEFQRKWAELQSILERQREKGGIIDPEAESNRFLIHINQAPTEASSIGPDPDSPLSLSLPSTVPPSTNQVTASQGPQLSGQSECRTGSGSRRRGQLKWSRRRETPQERRGSPSSLGEKDMAKLSLSSGRGTELRGGGTELKGGGPELQGGGPELQGGGPELQGGGPELQGSGTELQGGGSELKGGAAVDDDGILDVGVNHTRRDLVVQSSRSEKTEGEEHVRISQPEAVACDGQEQTINQSCPDILKSSNQSDSAGPGRGRGQRYGQWGRGRRRSSGQQPRHFEERNIHGVDRSDTPRDSAHHRGGRGFGYWGRRGGDHNAHFRGGGAYRKTGRGFTRREAEKEVARDGGP; this comes from the exons ATGAAGATGGCTGCGGAAAGCGA TGTGCTGTCTGAGATTGAAGTCCTCCAGTCCATCTATCTTGAAGAACTGAGGGTCTGTCGTAAAAGCGACAG GGACTGGGACGTTAGCGTGGATCTGTACCCCTCCACGGCCGAGGACTCCCTCTCCCAGTTTGTTCGGCTCACGCTCACCCTAACCCTCGACTCGCAG TACCCTTCATCTCCTCCCACCATCTCTATTCACAATCCCCGCGGCCTCTCCGATGACAATCTGCTCAG TGTCCAGCGCTGTCTGGAGGCTGAAGCTCAGGCCTGGCTGGGGACCCCTGTTCTGTACCAGCTCATCCAG aAAGCCAAAGAAATCCTGACGGAGAGCAATATTCCTCACGGGAACTGCGTCATTTGCCTGTACGGCTTCAAG gaaGGAGAGGTGTTCACCAAAACCAGCTGCTATCACTACTTCCACTCGCACTGCCTGGGCCGGTACGCCTCCCACTCACAGCacgacctgagagagagggagagagagcgggaagaGGACAAGACCCGGGGCAAAATGGAGGGACAG GAACTGTCAGTGGTGTGTCCAGTTTGTCGAGAGCCGCTGACCTATGACCTGGAAGTTCTTCTAAACTCTCCCGCGCCTCACTTTCCCAAG ACGGAGGGAACAGTCCTAGGGGCGGAGTTTCAGAGGAAGTGGGCCGAACTTCAAAGTATTCTGGAGCGGCAAAGGGAAAAGGGCGGGATTATAGACCCCGAGGCGGAGTCTAACCGTTTCCTCATACATATTAATCAG GCACCTACTGAAGCCAGCAGCATTGGTCCTGACCCAGATTCTCCTCTCAGCCTATCGCTTCCCTCCActgtccctccctccaccaATCAGGTCACAGCTTCTCAGGGTCCACAGctgtctggccaatcagagtgcagGACTGGATCTGGCAGCAGGAGACGAGGCCAATTGAAGTGGAGCAGGAGGCGCGAGACCCCGCAGGAGCGCAGGGGGAGTCCCAGCAGCCTTGGCGAAAAGGACATGGCtaaactctccctctcttcaggGCGTGGGACTGAGCTCCGGGGGGGCGGGACCGAGCtcaagg GGGGCGGGCCTGAGCTCCAGGGGGGCGGGCCTGAGCTCCAGGGGGGCGGGCCTGAGCTCCAGGGGGGCGGGCCTGAGCTCCAGGGGAGCGGGACTGAGCTCCAGGGGGGCGGGTCTGAACTCAAGGGGGGTGCGGCGGTCGATGATGACGGCATACTTGACGTTGGCGTGAACCACACTCGGCGAGACCTCGTCGTGCAGTCAAGCCGGTCGGAGAAAACCGAGGGAGAGGAGCACGTGAGAATCAGCCAACCGGAAGCTGTAGCTTGTGACGGACAGGAGCAGACGATAAACCAGTCGTGCCCGGACATTTTAAAATCCAGCAACCAGTCTGACTCTGCTGGACctgggagagggcggggccagaggtACGGCCaatgggggagaggcaggaggaggagctcagGTCAACAGCCTAGACATTTTGAGGAGAGGAACATCCACGGGGTGGACCGCTCGGACACTCCGAGGGACAGCGCACATCACAGAGGAGGCCGAGGGTTCGGCTActggggaaggagaggaggcgATCACAATGCTCACTTtagaggaggcggggcttacaGGAAGACTGGGAGGGGCTTCACCCGGCGAGAGGCAGAGAAGGAAGTAGCCAGAGACGGAGGGCCTTGA
- the rnf25 gene encoding E3 ubiquitin-protein ligase RNF25 isoform X2: MSVLSEIEVLQSIYLEELRVCRKSDRDWDVSVDLYPSTAEDSLSQFVRLTLTLTLDSQYPSSPPTISIHNPRGLSDDNLLSVQRCLEAEAQAWLGTPVLYQLIQKAKEILTESNIPHGNCVICLYGFKEGEVFTKTSCYHYFHSHCLGRYASHSQHDLREREREREEDKTRGKMEGQELSVVCPVCREPLTYDLEVLLNSPAPHFPKTEGTVLGAEFQRKWAELQSILERQREKGGIIDPEAESNRFLIHINQAPTEASSIGPDPDSPLSLSLPSTVPPSTNQVTASQGPQLSGQSECRTGSGSRRRGQLKWSRRRETPQERRGSPSSLGEKDMAKLSLSSGRGTELRGGGTELKGGGPELQGGGPELQGGGPELQGGGPELQGSGTELQGGGSELKGGAAVDDDGILDVGVNHTRRDLVVQSSRSEKTEGEEHVRISQPEAVACDGQEQTINQSCPDILKSSNQSDSAGPGRGRGQRYGQWGRGRRRSSGQQPRHFEERNIHGVDRSDTPRDSAHHRGGRGFGYWGRRGGDHNAHFRGGGAYRKTGRGFTRREAEKEVARDGGP; the protein is encoded by the exons ATGAG TGTGCTGTCTGAGATTGAAGTCCTCCAGTCCATCTATCTTGAAGAACTGAGGGTCTGTCGTAAAAGCGACAG GGACTGGGACGTTAGCGTGGATCTGTACCCCTCCACGGCCGAGGACTCCCTCTCCCAGTTTGTTCGGCTCACGCTCACCCTAACCCTCGACTCGCAG TACCCTTCATCTCCTCCCACCATCTCTATTCACAATCCCCGCGGCCTCTCCGATGACAATCTGCTCAG TGTCCAGCGCTGTCTGGAGGCTGAAGCTCAGGCCTGGCTGGGGACCCCTGTTCTGTACCAGCTCATCCAG aAAGCCAAAGAAATCCTGACGGAGAGCAATATTCCTCACGGGAACTGCGTCATTTGCCTGTACGGCTTCAAG gaaGGAGAGGTGTTCACCAAAACCAGCTGCTATCACTACTTCCACTCGCACTGCCTGGGCCGGTACGCCTCCCACTCACAGCacgacctgagagagagggagagagagcgggaagaGGACAAGACCCGGGGCAAAATGGAGGGACAG GAACTGTCAGTGGTGTGTCCAGTTTGTCGAGAGCCGCTGACCTATGACCTGGAAGTTCTTCTAAACTCTCCCGCGCCTCACTTTCCCAAG ACGGAGGGAACAGTCCTAGGGGCGGAGTTTCAGAGGAAGTGGGCCGAACTTCAAAGTATTCTGGAGCGGCAAAGGGAAAAGGGCGGGATTATAGACCCCGAGGCGGAGTCTAACCGTTTCCTCATACATATTAATCAG GCACCTACTGAAGCCAGCAGCATTGGTCCTGACCCAGATTCTCCTCTCAGCCTATCGCTTCCCTCCActgtccctccctccaccaATCAGGTCACAGCTTCTCAGGGTCCACAGctgtctggccaatcagagtgcagGACTGGATCTGGCAGCAGGAGACGAGGCCAATTGAAGTGGAGCAGGAGGCGCGAGACCCCGCAGGAGCGCAGGGGGAGTCCCAGCAGCCTTGGCGAAAAGGACATGGCtaaactctccctctcttcaggGCGTGGGACTGAGCTCCGGGGGGGCGGGACCGAGCtcaagg GGGGCGGGCCTGAGCTCCAGGGGGGCGGGCCTGAGCTCCAGGGGGGCGGGCCTGAGCTCCAGGGGGGCGGGCCTGAGCTCCAGGGGAGCGGGACTGAGCTCCAGGGGGGCGGGTCTGAACTCAAGGGGGGTGCGGCGGTCGATGATGACGGCATACTTGACGTTGGCGTGAACCACACTCGGCGAGACCTCGTCGTGCAGTCAAGCCGGTCGGAGAAAACCGAGGGAGAGGAGCACGTGAGAATCAGCCAACCGGAAGCTGTAGCTTGTGACGGACAGGAGCAGACGATAAACCAGTCGTGCCCGGACATTTTAAAATCCAGCAACCAGTCTGACTCTGCTGGACctgggagagggcggggccagaggtACGGCCaatgggggagaggcaggaggaggagctcagGTCAACAGCCTAGACATTTTGAGGAGAGGAACATCCACGGGGTGGACCGCTCGGACACTCCGAGGGACAGCGCACATCACAGAGGAGGCCGAGGGTTCGGCTActggggaaggagaggaggcgATCACAATGCTCACTTtagaggaggcggggcttacaGGAAGACTGGGAGGGGCTTCACCCGGCGAGAGGCAGAGAAGGAAGTAGCCAGAGACGGAGGGCCTTGA
- the si:dkey-16l2.17 gene encoding serine protease 33 encodes MFFKSNILVIAVLTHLGFRTCDAQVCGYAPLGNRIVGGTAAPEGAWPWQVDIQMDGNHVCGGTIITKDWVLSAAHCFPEPSKVSSYVLNLGRQTLNDWNTYEVHRPVLRVVVAPGYSSPEEGRDFALVQLATPVDWTDRIQPICLPDADVLFPSGTLCYVSGWGYIQEGVPLAGTGPLQEVEVPIIAQSSCQSMYQLQPPADRVDILSDMICAGFQEGGKDSCQGDSGGPLMCTKNRTWVQAGVVSFGLGCAKPNQPGVYARATAFSSFVQRTVPDIQLFSRGAPSWPGAARKALLAALVSLALLPLAR; translated from the exons ATGTTTTTTAAATCGAACATATTGGTCATCGCTGTTTTGACTCATTTGG GCTTTCGGACATGTGACGCACAAG TGTGCGGCTACGCCCCCCTGGGTAACAGGATTGTGGGAGGGACGGCGGCACCAGAAGGGGCGTGGCCTTGGCAGGTGGACATCCAGATGGACGGAAACCACGTTTGTGGAGGAACCATCATAACTAAAGACTGGGTGCTGTCTGCAGCTCACTGCTTCCCGGA gccgTCCAAGGTGTCGTCGTATGTGCTTAACCTGGGCAGGCAGACGCTCAACGACTGGAACACGTACGAAGTGCACCGGCCGGTGCTGCGGGTGGTGGTGGCGCCGGGGTACAGCAGCCCAGAGGAGGGGCGGGACTTTGCGCTGGTGCAGCTGGCCACGCCCGTCGATTGGACAGACCGCATCCAGCCCATCTGCCTGCCGGACGCCGACGTTCTGTTCCCCAGCGGCACCCTCTGCTACGTCAGCGGCTGGGGGTACATCCAGGAGGGGG TGCCTCTGGCGGGCACCGGGCCACTACAGGAAGTGGAGGTGCCGATCATCGCGCAGTCTTCCTGTCAGTCGATGTACCAGCTCCAGCCGCCGGCCGACCGCGTGGACATCCTGTCCGACATGATCTGCGCGGGCTTCCAGGAAGGGGGCAAAGACTCCTGCCAG GGGGATTCTGGGGGACCTCTCATGTGTACCAAGAACCGGACGTGGGTGCAGGCCGGGGTGGTGAGTTTCGGCCTGGGCTGCGCCAAGCCCAACCAGCCGGGCGTCTACGCCAGGGCGACGGCCTTCTCCAGCTTCGTCCAGCGCACCGTGCCCGACATCCAGCTGTTCAGCCGCGGCGCCCCCAGCTGGCCCGGCGCCGCCAGGAAGGCGCTGCTCGCCGCGCTCGTCTCCCTGGCCCTGCTCCCGCTGGCTCGCTGA